In Cucurbita pepo subsp. pepo cultivar mu-cu-16 chromosome LG04, ASM280686v2, whole genome shotgun sequence, the following are encoded in one genomic region:
- the LOC111792502 gene encoding myb-related protein 308-like produces MGRSPCCEKAHTNKGAWTKEEDDRLIAYIKAHGEGCWRSLPRAAGLLRCGKSCRLRWINYLRPDLKRGNFTEHEDEVIIKLHSLLGNRWSLIAGRLPGRTDNEIKNYWNTHIKRKLLSRGIDPTTHRAIIDPSPATTISFTSNSAVEDQEDRKKQVIDSSPTENRHLLDLNLDLKISPPYPVAAGAAMKNEGRNSLCFSCSLGFENSKDCSCGNGKNNIIASSDNSKGFDFLGLKSCVLDCRTLEIK; encoded by the exons AAGGGGCTTGGActaaggaagaagacgatcGTCTTATCGCTTATATCAAAGCTCACGGCGAGGGCTGCTGGCGCTCCCTTCCTAGGGCCGCCGGCCTCCTCCGCTGTGGCAAGAGCTGTCGTCTCAGATGGATCAATTACCTTCGTCCAGATCTTAAACGGGGAAATTTCACTGAACATGAAGATGAAGTCATCATCAAACTCCATAGCCTCCTTGGAAACAG ATGGTCTTTGATAGCTGGAAGATTACCCGGAAGAACGGATAACGAGATCAAGAACTACTGGAACACTCACATAAAGCGAAAGCTCTTAAGTCGAGGAATTGACCCAACAACGCATCGAGCAATCATCGACCCATCTCCAGCGACCACCATATCCTTTACTTCCAATTCCGCCGTGGAAGATCAAGAGGATAGAAAGAAACAAGTTATCGATTCTTCTCCAACAGAGAATCGACATCTTTTAGATTTGAACCTCGACCTCAAGATCAGCCCGCCGTACCCGGTGGCTGCCGGGGCAGCGATGAAGAACGAGGGGAGAAATAGTCTTTGCTTTTCTTGCAGCTTGGGGTTTGAGAACAGTAAGGATTGCAGCTGTGGAAATGGtaagaataatattattgCTTCAAGTGATAATAGTAAAGGGTTTGATTTTTTGGGATTGAAAAGCTGTGTATTGGATTGTAGAACTTTGGAGATTAAATGA